The DNA segment gaatgaataaagaagctgtggtacatgtacacaatggaatattcttcctcaaaaaaaagaaaagaaatcatacatttgcaacatggatgtatGTGGAGgtaattatgttcagtgaaataaggcaggcagagaaagacaaataccaagtgatttcattcatttgtggagtataaaatccAAGCAAAACTTAAGAAACAAAATGGTAGAAAAGTCAAAGATTTATAGAAGGGaaaagtggttaccaaaggggatggtctggggagggtgtgtggggagggggaaggttaaggggcactataatttgcaatcacaaaagaggtaggtcacagggaaagtaatacagcatggagaagacaagtaatggctgtatagcatcttactacactgacagggACTGCAGTGGGAggttgaggacttgataatatgggtgaatgctgaaatcatcacaaagattgtatatcaataatagtttaattgaaaaaaaggaatacagagaagtacATCTGAGTGttgaaaaatgtagaaaaaaggaGCCATATAATGACTTTGAAATTAAGACCACTTTATATAATTTGATTTCTATCCTTTCCttgaaacatttctttttctttataaagcAGTTATCACTTACTAAAGCCTAGATAATTGACTTGCCTATTATGTTGGCTGTTTAAGGTGTGTGCCCCTCACTATAAGGAAGCTCTACAATGGTCGGGACTCTTGTGTGCTTTATTGTCTTAGGTATGCCTACCACTCAGAACAATGATTTGATTTATGTGTGTTTGATGTGTGGTTTCAGCTGCAGATTTCATAAAGATGAGTGCTTGTCTGAGAACACTTTTTTGGTGAAGTCCTTAAGGGCTTGTTTCACCTGCTGGTTCCTTAAAGTGTATATAAAGGGATTCAGCATGGGAGCCACAGAGGTGTTAAGTACCGCTACACCTTTGTTCAAAGCCACACCTTCCTGTGCAGATGTCTTTACATACATGAAAATGCAACTCCCGTAAGAAATGGAAACCACAATCATATGGGAggaacaggtggaaaaggcctttTTCCTTTGCTGGGCTGAGGGGGTCTTCAGAATTGTTCTCAGGATGAGTGTGTAAGAGAGAATCACCAAGGCCAAAGTTACTATGAGTGTGAATACTGCTAAGAGAAATGCCATGAGCTCTAGAAACTTTGTGTCTGTGCAGGCAAGCAACAGGACAGCGGAGGAGTCACAGGCAAAGTGGTCGATAATGTTGGAGTCACAGAAATCCAGTTGGAGCCCCATAATCACTGGGGGAAAGATAACAAGGAAACCAGCCAGCCAGGAGCTGATTACAAGCTGGCTGCAGACTCTGTTGCTCATGATAGTGATGTAATGTAGAGGTTTGCAGatagccacatagcggtcataggacattacAGCCAGAAGGAAAAACTCTGTGGCACCAAAAAGGATTTCAAAGAATATCTGTGTCATGCAAGCATTGTAGGAAGTGGTTCGGTCTCCTGTAGCAATGCTGACCAGAAACCTAGGAATACAGACTGTTGTGTATGAAATttctaagaaagagaaattcctgaggaagaaatacatgggagTCCTGAAGCAAACGCTGGATAGTGTTAACAGGATGATGGTCATGTTCCCCCCTACACTTAATAAGTAGGTGAGCAGCATGAAGACGAATATCACAGCCTGTAACTCTGGGTCATCTGTGAATCCCAGAAGAACGAATTCTGTAATTGATGTCTTATTCAGCATGACTAAACTCTGAAATCTTCAGGTCTGTAGATGAAAATAAGAATGGTGTcaacttgatatgatttcaaataCAATTACAGTGCTCTTACTCttcacaaaccacaacaaattgtgcattgggaatttgaAAACAGGTGTCCGTCAGAATTTCAAACTCAGAATTGTGTAGTAGGGAAAAATTAATCCatgttttttactttaaaaacatacattttaacTCAGCTTTGATAATTCCATGCAATATACTGTTGGTTATATATTTAACCtgcataaaattcatttttagagTCATAAACATGGGTAACAATGATAAATACTTAGTTTACTTGATTGTGGAAGTAATTCATTTGGGAAGAGTAAACAAGTTATTGAAATAAATAGTACTTTTGAAAACTTGATGCCCATATAAAATTCCATATGCTAATATTGCCATTGGAAAGCATAATTTTGAATGAGAACAACGTCTTTTCCTAAATATGTCTTGGTTCCTATCTGCAGTAAAAACTTAAATAGAAAATACTGAATTTATGGACAATTACTGAAATCCATTCCCTTCCCCTTGTTCATAATTGATCCTATTCTCTCCTCTTGACTAAAGTtggcacaaacaaaacaacagcattaATAGTAAATAAAGTTATAGTGTAAAGTGTCAACTGGACTTCTTGAGTATATAGTCAATCATATCATAAATGAAAGAAAGCAGATTATTCCCTGTATTATTTAATCTTATGACAGTCTTTATCAaactctgctttaaaaaaaatctcataacacagcaacaagaaagaaggctgaaccagactgcatacagacctcacgaacagagcagacctcatgaaacacggtacctcatgaaacagggtaacgtacgaaAGCCTTGATCTGtcgggacccaaacccttcccccaccccagaccccaggtgtgaggaagagaaatggagtgggggagggggtggaagcccgggactgctgaacatctagccctggaggtctgctttgtgagcagaaacctatattgtgtgcTGCTCTGGACATTGGGGAGCTCTGACagatggagtgcttgagagactgagattccggccgtttgtggaggacgggatctTGCTTTGACCGCTCTGTGTCAGAgaaaaggcaggcggtctgagaggcttcctagcagcgagagggctgctgaatgagtggggtttgcacggagcttgctgcgctGGAGAAGGGTGAGCTAGTTAAAGTAGTCGGGGTgctctctgcccagctggttgggaacttcaAGGAGCTTCAgcgcttcatccccctggctggctgctcagttCTGAGGACCCCctcactgtgacacacagcctgctgagtCTTCCTGCTGGCCTGACGGCACCAGTtcacaaaccggcagtcactgtgctggcgtcaggccagccagagggaggccctgtctACAACCGCTAGAgacaccaagcacagaggcttacacctgtgtgctcatccCACTGGATCTGATGCTGGAGACAGGCAGGGCAgtcgggaatcaggaaacagatctttcctccccgaGGCAACagtgccactcccctgtgacccccaacctcactctaggggctgagtagctccagagaccacaacttctgggtactagagggcaccacatagaaatatgaaaggtCAAAAGAATGTGGTTAAGACTAAAATCTCACAAAtgccagaaaaaggaccaaatgaaatggaactcaccaatctttgtgaaagagagttcaaaataaaaattataaacatgcttatggaggtacagaaaaatattcaagaactcaggaacgaatttaagtcagagattcaatcattaagaaattcc comes from the Manis pentadactyla isolate mManPen7 chromosome 10, mManPen7.hap1, whole genome shotgun sequence genome and includes:
- the LOC118929020 gene encoding olfactory receptor 6C65-like; translation: MLNKTSITEFVLLGFTDDPELQAVIFVFMLLTYLLSVGGNMTIILLTLSSVCFRTPMYFFLRNFSFLEISYTTVCIPRFLVSIATGDRTTSYNACMTQIFFEILFGATEFFLLAVMSYDRYVAICKPLHYITIMSNRVCSQLVISSWLAGFLVIFPPVIMGLQLDFCDSNIIDHFACDSSAVLLLACTDTKFLELMAFLLAVFTLIVTLALVILSYTLILRTILKTPSAQQRKKAFSTCSSHMIVVSISYGSCIFMYVKTSAQEGVALNKGVAVLNTSVAPMLNPFIYTLRNQQVKQALKDFTKKVFSDKHSSL